One genomic segment of Musa acuminata AAA Group cultivar baxijiao chromosome BXJ3-3, Cavendish_Baxijiao_AAA, whole genome shotgun sequence includes these proteins:
- the LOC103978537 gene encoding probable UDP-N-acetylglucosamine--peptide N-acetylglucosaminyltransferase SEC yields the protein MMLSLLSDARQHPQQHPAPPPPPPSQHPPPFGSGGGGGLGFLKGSLGELEEASDLLQSVDGAVDVKCLPRSKSDEVDEDMYLAIAHQNYKAAKYKQALEYGNAVYERNPRRKDNLLLLGAIYYQLHDYDMCIARNEEALGIDPHFSECYGNMANAWKEKGNVDLAIRYYLTAIEIQPNFCDAWSNLASAYMQKGRLNEAAQCCRQALALNPFLVDAHSNLGNLMKAQGFVQEAYKCYLEALRIQPTFAIAWSNLAGLFMEAGDLSKALMYYKEAIKLKPSFADAYLNQGNVYKAMGMLQEAIMCYRHAVQARPNYAMAYGNLASTFYEQGQLDLAIHHYNQAITCDPRFVEAYNNLGNALKDSGRVEEAINCYRSCLALQSNHPQALTNLGNIYMEWNMMTAAASFYKATLSVTTGLSAPYNNLAVIYKQQGNYADAIACYNEVLRIDPMAADGLVNRGNTFKEMGRVSEAIQDYIKAVVIRPTMAEAHANLASAYKDSGHVEEALRSYKQALLLRPDFPEATCNLLHTLQCVCDWDGRDSKFVEVEGIIKRQIKMSVLPSVQPFHAIAYPIDPLLALEISRKYAAHCSLIASRYGLPAFAHPPRMPVKSEGRSGRLRVGYVSSDFGNHPLSHLMGSVFGMHNKENIEVFCYALSPNDGSEWRQRIQSEAEHFTDVSSMSSDMIGRLINEDKIQILINLNGYTKGARNEVFAMQPAPIQVSYMGFPGTTGATYIDYLVTDEFVSPTRFSHIYSEKLVHLPHCYFVNDYKQKNRDVLSPICRHKRSDYGLPEDKFIFACFNQLYKMDPELFNAWCNILKRVPNSALWLLRFPAAGEMRLRAYAVSKGVRPDQIIFTDIAIKNEHIRRSALADLFLDTPLCNAHTTGTDVLWAGVPIITLPLEKMATRVAGSLCLATGLGEEMIVSSMKEYEEKAVALAQNPLKLQALTNRLKEARMTCPLFDTIRWVRNLERAYFKMWNLYCTGQHPQHFKVTENSDEFPYDR from the exons ATGATGTTGTCGCTGCTGAGCGATGCGAGGCAGCACCCGCAGCAGCATCcggcgccaccgccgccgccaccgtctCAGCATCCGCCGCCATTTGGATCGGGTGGTGGCGGAGGGTTAGGGTTCCTTAAGGGTTCGCTGGGGGAGCTTGAGGAGGCGTCGGATCTTCTGCAGTCCGTGGATGGGGCTGTGGATGTCAAATGCTTGCCTCGATCGAAGTCGGATGAAG TTGACGAGGACATGTATTTGGCTATAGCTCATCAGAATTATAAAGCTGCAAAATACAAGCAGGCATTAGAATATGGCAATGCTGTTTACGAAAGGAATCCACGGCGGAAGGACAATCTCCTCCTCCTCGGTGCAATCTACTACCAG CTCCATGACTATGACATGTGTATTGCGAGGAATGAGGAAGCTCTTGGTATTGATCCTCATTTTTCAGAGTGTTACGGAAATATGGCAAATGCATGGAAG GAAAAAGGCAATGTTGACCTTGCTATTCGTTACTATCTGACTGCCATTGAG ATTCAGCCTAACTTCTGTGATGCCTGGTCAAACTTGGCAAGTGCGTACATGCAGAAAGGAAGACTCAATGAGGCAGCCCAATGCTGTCGGCAGGCCCTTGCGCTAAACCCTTTCTTG GTTGATGCTCATAGTAATCTTGGCAATCTGATGAAAGCTCAAGGCTTTGTTCAAGAG GCATATAAATGCTATCTTGAGGCCTTGCGTATACAACCTACTTTTGCCATTGCATGGTCCAATCTTGCTGGGCTCTTCATGGAGGCAGGAGACCTTAGCAAAGCCCTTATGTATTATAAG gaAGCTATTAAATTGAAACCATCATTTGCTGATGCTTACTTGAACCAAGGAAATGTTTACAAG GCCATGGGAATGCTTCAGGAGGCTATCATGTGCTATCGACATGCTGTTCAGGCACGTCCAAACTATGCCATGGCTTATG GAAATCTTGCTAGTACATTCTATGAGCAAGGTCAGCTAGATTTAGCTATTCATCACTACAATCAAGCCATAACTTGTGATCCACGGTTCGTGGAGGCATACAATAATCTG GGAAATGCTCTGAAAGATTCTGGCAGAGTGGAAGAAGCCATTAACTGTTATCGG TCATGTCTTGCTCTTCAATCCAACCACCCACAGGCTCTTACAAACCTTGGAAACATATATATGGAATG GAATATGATGACTGCAGCTGCTTCCTTTTATAAAGCAACATTGTCAGTAACAACTGGTTTATCTGCTCCTTACAACAATTTAGCAGTCATATACAAACAACAG GGCAACTATGCTGATGCAATAGCTTGTTACAATGAGGTTCTTCGCATAGATCCTATGGCAGCTGATGGGCTCGTCAATAGGGGAAACACGTTTAAAGAGATGGGCAGAGTTAGTGAGGCAATTCAGGATTATATTAAAGCTgtggtgattaggcccactatggCTGAAGCTCATGCAAATTTAGCTTCTGCTTATAAAGATAG TGGACATGTCGAAGAAGCTCTAAGAAGTTACAAACAAGCCCTGCTTCTGCGTCCAGATTTTCCAGAAGCAACTTGCAACCTTCTACATACCTTACAG TGTGTCTGTGATTGGGATGGTAGGGATAGCAAATTTGTTGAAGTCGAAGGGATCATTAAAAGGCAGATCAAG ATGTCAGTTCTTCCAAGTGTGCAACCATTTCATGCTATTGCATATCCTATTGATCCTTTGCTTGCATTGGAAATTAG CCGAAAATATGCAGCTCATTGCTCCTTAATTGCCTCTCGCTATGGGCTTCCTGCATTTGCTCACCCCCCTCGTATGCCTGTGAAGAGTGAGGGCAGAAGTGGGCGGCTCAGGGTGGG ATATGTGAGTAGTGACTTTGGTAACCATCCTCTATCACATCTTATGGGCTCAGTATTTGGAATGCACAATAAGGAGAACATTGAG GTGTTCTGCTATGCCTTGAGTCCAAATGATGGGAGTGAATGGAGGCAACGAATCCAATCTGAGGCTGAGCACTTCACTGATGTCTCCTCGATGTCATCTGATATGATTGGCAGGTTGATCAATGAAGACAAGATACAGATCTTAATTAACCTAAATGGCTACACCAAG GGTGCAAGAAATGAAGTTTTTGCTATGCAGCCGGCACCAATCCAGGTCTCATACATGGGTTTTCCTGGAACAACAGGTGCAACGTACATTGACTACTTGGTTACTGATGAG TTTGTTTCTCCTACACGGTTCTCACATATTTACTCAGAGAAGCTTGTCCATTTACCTCATTGCTACTTTGTGAATGATTATAAGCAG AAAAATCGTGATGTCTTAAGTCCTATCTGTCGACATAAGCGATCAGATTATGGCCTGCCAgaagataaatttatttttgcatGCTTCAATCAGCTTTACAAGATGGACCCTGAACTATTTAATGCATG GTGCAACATTCTGAAACGTGTTCCAAATAGTGCACTATGGTTACTGAGATTTCCCGCAGCTGGAGAGATGAGACTTCGGGCAT ATGCTGTGTCAAAAGGAGTGAGACCTGATCAGATCATATTCACAGACATCGCTATAAAGAACGAACATATCAGACGCAGTGCTTTGGCAGATCTCTTTCTTGATAC GCCACTTTGTAATGCACACACAACAGGAACGGATGTGTTGTGGGCTGGCGTGCCAATAATAACGCTGCCACTGGAGAAAATGGCTACCAGAGTGGCTGGTTCACTATGTCTGGCTACTGGACTTGGGGAGGAGATGATTGTGAGCAG CATGAAAGAGTATGAAGAGAAGGCAGTTGCGCTAGCCCAGAATCCCTTGAAGCTCCAAGCACTTACAAATAGGCTGAAGGAAGCCCGCATGACTTGTCCTCTATTCGACACCATTAGATGG GTTAGGAATCTGGAGAGGGCATACTTCAAAATGTGGAACCTATACTGCACCGGTCAGCACCCACAGCACTTTAAAGTAACGGAAAACAGTGATGAGTTCCCATACGACAGATAA
- the LOC103974475 gene encoding uncharacterized protein At5g48480 translates to MAEEAAEQQSGEVAAAAVVGLLGFKPHLAVPGMKADAAVQFYKAAFGAEELRRVAHPKRKAEQELPLILFAELKIGSSLLLVSDCFDAAGEGGTAAVISGGISFRLEAEDVEAAVKMAVAADAEVVSEVAEDESGVVVKLKDPFGVVWVVSAAVGNKTLDAEAEA, encoded by the exons ATGGCTGAGGAGGCAGCGGAGCAGCAGAGCGGGGAGGTGGCCGCGGCCGCGGTGGTGGGCCTGCTCGGGTTCAAGCCGCATCTGGCGGTGCCAGGGATGAAGGCGGACGCGGCGGTGCAGTTCTACAAGGCGGCGTTCGGTGCGGAGGAGCTCCGGCGGGTGGCGCATCCCAAGCGCAAGGCCGAGCAGGAGCTTCCTCTCATCCTCTTCGCCGAGCTCAAGATCGGCTCCTCCCTTCTCCTCGTCAGCGACTGTTTCGACGCAGC GGGAGAAGGGGGGACCGCGGCTGTGATCAGCGGAGGGATCTCGTTTCGGCTCGAGGCGGAGGACGTGGAGGCGGCCGTGAAGATGGCGGTGGCCGCTGACGCGGAGGTTGTGAGCGAGGTGGCGGAAGACGAGAGCGGCGTCGTAGTGAAGCTGAAGGACCCCTTCGGCGTTGTGTGGGTCGTCTCTGCCGCCGTCGGAAACAAGACCCTCGACGCCGAGGCTGAGGCTTGA